In Nicotiana tabacum cultivar K326 chromosome 19, ASM71507v2, whole genome shotgun sequence, one DNA window encodes the following:
- the LOC107812044 gene encoding nuclear envelope-associated protein 2 isoform X3: MSVEERPSSSSSTSSTTSSCMVVDPLLRDLSEKKQNFRRNVVSLAAELKEVRNRLASQEQSFVRETITRQVAESKAKKMEEEINKLQKNLEQKDGQLQVSSLNTEKLDDLRSQLSATQATADASAASAQSAQLQCLALLKELDVKNSSLKEHEVRVNKLGEQLDLLQKDLQARESSQMQLKDEVLRIEHDIMQALAKSGANKDCELRKILDEVSPKNIEKMNKLLTSKDEEIAKLRDEIRIMSAHWKLKTKELESQLEKHRRADQELKKRIMKLEFCLQEARTQTRKLQRMGERRDKAIKELRDQLATKQVGTSSNDKQNFWESSGFKIVVSMSMLVLVLFSKR; this comes from the exons ATGTCAGTGGAGGAAAGGCCGTCATCTTCATCTTCAACGTCGTCAACGACGTCGTCGTGTATGGTGGTGGATCCGTTGTTGAGGGATCTGAGTGAGAAGAAACAGAATTTCCGGCGAAATGTAGTGTCCCTTGCAGCGGAGCTCAAGGAGGTTCGCAACCGTCTCGCTTCTCAAGAACAATCTTTTGTTCGTGAAACCATAACCAGACAG GTAGCAGAGAGTAAAGCTAAGAAAATGGAAGAAGAGATAAACAAATTGCAAAAGAATTTGGAGCAGAAAGACGGGCAGCTTCAAGTTTCTTCTTTAAACACCGAGAAG TTGGATGATCTTAGATCACAGCTTTCTGCTACTCAAGCAACTGCAGATGCAAGTGCTGCATCAGCTCAATCTGCACAGCTTCAGTGTTTGGCACTTTTGAAAGAGTTGGATGTGAAAAACAGTTCATTGAAGGAACATGAAGTTCGTGTAAATAAACTTGGTGAGCAATTAGATCTTTTGCAAAAGGATCTGCAAGCAAGGGAATCATCTCAAATGCAATTGAAAGATGAAGTCCTGAGAATTGAGCATGATATCATGCAAGCATTAGCGAAATCTGGAGCAAACAAAGATTGTGAATTGAGGAAGATTTTAGATGAGGTCTCACCAAAGAATATTGAGAAGATGAACAAGCTGTTGACGAGTAAAGATGAAGAAATTGCCAAACTCAGGGATGAAATCAGGATCATGTCTGCCCATTGGAAGCTAAAAACCAAAGAGTTGGAGTCTCAG TTAGAAAAGCATCGTAGAGCTGATCAAGAGTTGAAAAAGAGGATTATGAAGTTGGAATTCTGTCTCCAAGAGGCGCGAACTCAAACTCGCAAGCTCCAAAGG ATGGGGGAACGACGTGACAAAGCTATTAAGGAACTCAGAGACCAATTAGCAACTAAGCAAGTCGGAACTTCCAGCAATGATAAACAGAACTTCTGGGAATCCTCAGGGTTCAAGATTGTTGTTTCAATGTCCATGTTGGTGTTAGTCCTCTTTTCGAAGCGGTGA
- the LOC107812044 gene encoding nuclear envelope-associated protein 2 isoform X2, whose protein sequence is MSVEERPSSSSSTSSTTSSCMVVDPLLRDLSEKKQNFRRNVVSLAAELKEVRNRLASQEQSFVRETITRQVAESKAKKMEEEINKLQKNLEQKDGQLQVSSLNTEKYLKQLDDLRSQLSATQATADASAASAQSAQLQCLALLKELDVKNSSLKEHEVRVNKLGEQLDLLQKDLQARESSQMQLKDEVLRIEHDIMQALAKSGANKDCELRKILDEVSPKNIEKMNKLLTSKDEEIAKLRDEIRIMSAHWKLKTKELESQLEKHRRADQELKKRIMKLEFCLQEARTQTRKLQRMGERRDKAIKELRDQLATKQVGTSSNDKQNFWESSGFKIVVSMSMLVLVLFSKR, encoded by the exons ATGTCAGTGGAGGAAAGGCCGTCATCTTCATCTTCAACGTCGTCAACGACGTCGTCGTGTATGGTGGTGGATCCGTTGTTGAGGGATCTGAGTGAGAAGAAACAGAATTTCCGGCGAAATGTAGTGTCCCTTGCAGCGGAGCTCAAGGAGGTTCGCAACCGTCTCGCTTCTCAAGAACAATCTTTTGTTCGTGAAACCATAACCAGACAG GTAGCAGAGAGTAAAGCTAAGAAAATGGAAGAAGAGATAAACAAATTGCAAAAGAATTTGGAGCAGAAAGACGGGCAGCTTCAAGTTTCTTCTTTAAACACCGAGAAG TATCTCAAGCAGTTGGATGATCTTAGATCACAGCTTTCTGCTACTCAAGCAACTGCAGATGCAAGTGCTGCATCAGCTCAATCTGCACAGCTTCAGTGTTTGGCACTTTTGAAAGAGTTGGATGTGAAAAACAGTTCATTGAAGGAACATGAAGTTCGTGTAAATAAACTTGGTGAGCAATTAGATCTTTTGCAAAAGGATCTGCAAGCAAGGGAATCATCTCAAATGCAATTGAAAGATGAAGTCCTGAGAATTGAGCATGATATCATGCAAGCATTAGCGAAATCTGGAGCAAACAAAGATTGTGAATTGAGGAAGATTTTAGATGAGGTCTCACCAAAGAATATTGAGAAGATGAACAAGCTGTTGACGAGTAAAGATGAAGAAATTGCCAAACTCAGGGATGAAATCAGGATCATGTCTGCCCATTGGAAGCTAAAAACCAAAGAGTTGGAGTCTCAG TTAGAAAAGCATCGTAGAGCTGATCAAGAGTTGAAAAAGAGGATTATGAAGTTGGAATTCTGTCTCCAAGAGGCGCGAACTCAAACTCGCAAGCTCCAAAGG ATGGGGGAACGACGTGACAAAGCTATTAAGGAACTCAGAGACCAATTAGCAACTAAGCAAGTCGGAACTTCCAGCAATGATAAACAGAACTTCTGGGAATCCTCAGGGTTCAAGATTGTTGTTTCAATGTCCATGTTGGTGTTAGTCCTCTTTTCGAAGCGGTGA
- the LOC107812044 gene encoding nuclear envelope-associated protein 2 isoform X1, with translation MSVEERPSSSSSTSSTTSSCMVVDPLLRDLSEKKQNFRRNVVSLAAELKEVRNRLASQEQSFVRETITRQVAESKAKKMEEEINKLQKNLEQKDGQLQVSSLNTEKFEEDPVSNLHKTLYLKQLDDLRSQLSATQATADASAASAQSAQLQCLALLKELDVKNSSLKEHEVRVNKLGEQLDLLQKDLQARESSQMQLKDEVLRIEHDIMQALAKSGANKDCELRKILDEVSPKNIEKMNKLLTSKDEEIAKLRDEIRIMSAHWKLKTKELESQLEKHRRADQELKKRIMKLEFCLQEARTQTRKLQRMGERRDKAIKELRDQLATKQVGTSSNDKQNFWESSGFKIVVSMSMLVLVLFSKR, from the exons ATGTCAGTGGAGGAAAGGCCGTCATCTTCATCTTCAACGTCGTCAACGACGTCGTCGTGTATGGTGGTGGATCCGTTGTTGAGGGATCTGAGTGAGAAGAAACAGAATTTCCGGCGAAATGTAGTGTCCCTTGCAGCGGAGCTCAAGGAGGTTCGCAACCGTCTCGCTTCTCAAGAACAATCTTTTGTTCGTGAAACCATAACCAGACAG GTAGCAGAGAGTAAAGCTAAGAAAATGGAAGAAGAGATAAACAAATTGCAAAAGAATTTGGAGCAGAAAGACGGGCAGCTTCAAGTTTCTTCTTTAAACACCGAGAAG TTTGAGGAAGACCCGGTCAGTAATTTGCACAAGACACTG TATCTCAAGCAGTTGGATGATCTTAGATCACAGCTTTCTGCTACTCAAGCAACTGCAGATGCAAGTGCTGCATCAGCTCAATCTGCACAGCTTCAGTGTTTGGCACTTTTGAAAGAGTTGGATGTGAAAAACAGTTCATTGAAGGAACATGAAGTTCGTGTAAATAAACTTGGTGAGCAATTAGATCTTTTGCAAAAGGATCTGCAAGCAAGGGAATCATCTCAAATGCAATTGAAAGATGAAGTCCTGAGAATTGAGCATGATATCATGCAAGCATTAGCGAAATCTGGAGCAAACAAAGATTGTGAATTGAGGAAGATTTTAGATGAGGTCTCACCAAAGAATATTGAGAAGATGAACAAGCTGTTGACGAGTAAAGATGAAGAAATTGCCAAACTCAGGGATGAAATCAGGATCATGTCTGCCCATTGGAAGCTAAAAACCAAAGAGTTGGAGTCTCAG TTAGAAAAGCATCGTAGAGCTGATCAAGAGTTGAAAAAGAGGATTATGAAGTTGGAATTCTGTCTCCAAGAGGCGCGAACTCAAACTCGCAAGCTCCAAAGG ATGGGGGAACGACGTGACAAAGCTATTAAGGAACTCAGAGACCAATTAGCAACTAAGCAAGTCGGAACTTCCAGCAATGATAAACAGAACTTCTGGGAATCCTCAGGGTTCAAGATTGTTGTTTCAATGTCCATGTTGGTGTTAGTCCTCTTTTCGAAGCGGTGA